The following DNA comes from Candidatus Bathyanammoxibius amoris.
TCGCTCTCGTCATGGCCTATATAGGTCTCTCCAGCCAGAACAGCGTAAGGGTGGCGGTCGTCAACACCCTGTCGCCGGGACCCGCCAGCCGGTACACTTTACAAACCCCTTTCTTCCAGAGGTTGAACGGAATCTTCAGGATAAAAGACTTTTTGGACGGGGTTGAAATCGGCGGTGAGGCGGATATTGAAGGCTTTATGTCCAGATATATATATGAGAACAAAGGCAGGGGGGGGTCTGTTATTATAATATCCGATTTTATGGTCCCGCCGGCCTCCTACAAGAGGGGTATTGATATCCTGAGATTTAAGAACTACGACATAAAGGTAATCCAGGTGCTGGGGGCTGAAGAGCTTGACCCGTTCAAGAACATCAGGAGCGGGGAAATTGTGGACGTAGAGACAAAAGAACGCAGGGTGGTAAAGGTTACCGGTTCACTTAAGAAAGGGTACCACAAACTTCTTAATGAACACAATCAGGAACTCAGCAATTACTGCAGGACAAACAGGATGGCCTACACACTGGCCAGGACTGACATGGGAATTGAGGGCCTCATCCTGAAGGAATTTCCCAGGATGGGGTTTGTCAGGTGACGGCTTAAAATGGGTATTCTGAACCCTCTTGCTCTTGTCTATCTGCCTTTGATAGGTCTCCTGGTGCTAATGTATCTGTTTCGCAAGAAACATAAGACCGTCCTCGTGCCGAGCTTTATACCGTGGAGGGGTCTGAGGCAGGACCATTTCAGGACGAAGGCATTTCTGGTCGACGCACTTTTTTTCTTACAACTTATAGCCCTTTTGCTCCTCATATTCTTCCTGATGCGCCCGTATCTCCCATCTGTCAGCAGCGGCGTAATAGGGAGGGACATCATCGTCCTGATAGATACCTCTGCCAGCATGCAGACGCTTGAAGGCGGCCAGACCCGTTTTCAACTGGCCCGGGAGGAGGCGCTAAACCTGGTCGACGAGATGGGTGTTGGTGACAAGATGCAGATAATCGCCATGCACACAAGACCACGCATAGTGAATAAAATGTCCGGCAATAAAGACGAGCTGCGTGAACTTATCAGCGGACTCGAACCCCTTGACACGAGCACCAACCTCGAAGAGGCCCTGAGTCTGGGAATCTCCCTCTTGAGGCACTCAGGTAACGGGGAGATGCATGTCCTTACTGATACGGAAGACCCGGGCCAACTGGACAGTAATGTGAGGTACGTGAACCTTGGCGGGCCGCCTAAAGACAATGTTGCAATAACGGGTCTGGACGTGTACCAGGACATGTTTAAGGAATACAGGGAAAGGGAGGCCTACATTTCCGTGGGAAATTTCTCGGATAAACCA
Coding sequences within:
- a CDS encoding DUF58 domain-containing protein encodes the protein MLRDIFTPGFLRRLECLKIDVKRVHLSTRKGGYESVNKKGTSLEFAEYQEYNPGDDFRYIDWNLYGRLDKLLVKTFKEEVELSVHILLDVSLSMLYPETDKKLEYSKKIALVMAYIGLSSQNSVRVAVVNTLSPGPASRYTLQTPFFQRLNGIFRIKDFLDGVEIGGEADIEGFMSRYIYENKGRGGSVIIISDFMVPPASYKRGIDILRFKNYDIKVIQVLGAEELDPFKNIRSGEIVDVETKERRVVKVTGSLKKGYHKLLNEHNQELSNYCRTNRMAYTLARTDMGIEGLILKEFPRMGFVR